The following are encoded in a window of Saccharothrix longispora genomic DNA:
- a CDS encoding tachylectin-related carbohydrate-binding protein: protein MPGRSAPPAQNASGRRPSPVRGFLTGLRTRAALVAFAVLLSGVATTTTRATPALADASCSGSVSVYGVLADGRLTYTAVDPDNGNIQRVVVSTRTLGFTPRAMATLNFNTVLVTSTAGVLYRVDVITNSSSLGFNAPVEVERGWTHDLLAYDGHGHLYGTTSGGALLQYLVSRDKPGEAQIGQRLEIGSGGFVLKTLTAAGDDRLVATAADGQLIAYAVSSTGGYTRAQLDDRGWQSFENLVSPGGGLYYGKNPDGAMYWYEDANPTDGSGADIAYHLDDPVASRGWTQILLSADPGTCAYTPPANPLRGRIATLATGEVGTGEASCDKYHSSCDQGAIDWCAMFATWTWAAAGVSNVPRGTFVARALGRWGVEHGLFKSRTNSTHGSPKPGDWAIYGAPDGTTGGHVDVVTAVHPDGTLTVVGGNVSDRVTRRVIDPDTARSGADNVLISGYVSPPGA from the coding sequence ATGCCCGGAAGAAGTGCCCCGCCCGCACAGAACGCGTCCGGAAGAAGACCGTCACCGGTCCGCGGGTTCCTCACGGGGCTGCGGACCAGGGCGGCGCTCGTCGCGTTCGCGGTCCTGCTCAGCGGGGTGGCGACCACCACCACCCGCGCCACCCCCGCCCTCGCCGATGCGTCCTGCTCGGGCAGCGTCTCGGTCTACGGCGTCCTGGCCGACGGCAGGCTGACCTACACCGCCGTCGACCCGGACAACGGCAACATCCAGCGCGTCGTCGTCTCCACCAGGACGCTCGGCTTCACGCCCAGGGCGATGGCGACGCTGAACTTCAACACCGTGCTCGTCACCTCCACCGCCGGTGTCCTCTACCGGGTCGACGTCATCACCAACAGCAGCAGCCTGGGGTTCAACGCGCCGGTCGAGGTCGAGCGCGGCTGGACCCACGACCTGCTGGCCTACGACGGTCACGGCCACCTGTACGGCACGACCTCGGGCGGCGCGCTGCTGCAGTACCTGGTGTCGCGGGACAAGCCGGGAGAGGCGCAGATCGGGCAACGCCTGGAGATCGGCAGCGGCGGGTTCGTCCTCAAGACCCTCACCGCCGCCGGGGACGACCGGCTCGTCGCCACCGCGGCGGACGGGCAGCTGATCGCCTACGCCGTCTCCTCCACGGGCGGCTACACGCGCGCCCAGCTCGACGACCGCGGGTGGCAGAGCTTCGAGAACCTCGTTTCGCCCGGCGGGGGCCTGTACTACGGCAAGAACCCCGACGGGGCCATGTACTGGTACGAGGACGCCAACCCCACCGACGGCTCCGGCGCGGACATCGCCTACCACCTCGACGACCCGGTCGCCTCGCGCGGCTGGACCCAGATTCTGCTCTCGGCCGATCCGGGCACCTGCGCCTACACCCCGCCGGCGAACCCGCTGCGCGGCAGGATCGCCACGCTGGCCACCGGCGAGGTCGGCACCGGCGAGGCGAGCTGCGACAAGTACCACTCTTCCTGCGACCAGGGCGCGATCGACTGGTGCGCGATGTTCGCCACCTGGACCTGGGCCGCCGCCGGGGTCTCGAACGTGCCGCGCGGCACCTTCGTCGCCCGCGCCCTCGGCAGGTGGGGGGTCGAGCACGGCCTGTTCAAGTCCCGGACCAACAGCACCCACGGCAGCCCCAAGCCCGGTGACTGGGCCATCTACGGCGCGCCGGACGGCACCACCGGCGGCCACGTCGACGTGGTGACCGCGGTGCACCCGGATGGAACGCTCACCGTGGTCGGCGGCAACGTCAGCGACCGGGTGACCCGGCGCGTCATCGACCCCGACACCGCCCGCTCCGGCGCGGACAACGTGCTCATCTCCGGTTACGTCTCGCCGCCCGGCGCCTGA